A window from Citrus sinensis cultivar Valencia sweet orange chromosome 5, DVS_A1.0, whole genome shotgun sequence encodes these proteins:
- the LOC102631345 gene encoding uncharacterized protein LOC102631345 isoform X2 codes for MDVDPRQYEHIAINDNDIHNIVLSYLVHNCYKETVDSFISCTGMKQPANCLEDMEMRKRILHFALEGNALKAIELTEELAQDLLEKNKDLHFDLLSLHFVELVCSRKCTEALEFAQTKLTPFGKVQKYVEKLEDFMALLAYEEPEKSPMFHLLSLEYRQHVADNLNRAILERPRYAAMERLIQQTTAVRQCLSQELGKDVHPPFSLKDFMKS; via the exons atGGACGTTGATCCTCGTCAGTACGAACATATT GCCATTAATGACAATGACATCCACAACATTGTCCTATCATATCTCGTGCATAATTGTTATAAAGAAACAGTGGATTCGTTCATTTCCTGCACTGGGATGAAGCAACCTGCTAATTGTCTTGAGGACATGGAAATGAGAAAAA GAATTCTTCATTTTGCATTGGAGGGGAATGCACTCAAGGCCATTGAATTGACAGAAGAGCTGGCTCAGGATTTACTGGAGAAAAACAAGGACTTGCATTTTGATCTTCTGAGTCTTCATTTTGTTGAGCTTGTCTGCTCTAGAAAATG CACAGAAGCTTTGGAATTTGCTCAGACCAAGTTGACTCCTTTTGGGAAGGTTCAAAAATATGTTGAAAAGCTTGAA GATTTTATGGCTCTGCTTGCTTATGAGGAACCAGAGAAATCCCCAATGTTTCATCTTCTTAGCCTGGAGTACCGGCAGCATGTTGCAGATAATTTGAACAGAGCTATTCTTG AACGTCCAAGATATGCTGCAATGGAAAGGCTGATACAACAGACAACAGCAGTTAGACAATGTTTAAGTCAAGAGCTTGGCAAG GATGTGCATCCTCCATTCTCTCTGAAGGATTTTATGAAAAGCTAA
- the LOC102631345 gene encoding uncharacterized protein LOC102631345 isoform X1 codes for MDVDPRQYEHIAINDNDIHNIVLSYLVHNCYKETVDSFISCTGMKQPANCLEDMEMRKRILHFALEGNALKAIELTEELAQDLLEKNKDLHFDLLSLHFVELVCSRKCTEALEFAQTKLTPFGKVQKYVEKLEDFMALLAYEEPEKSPMFHLLSLEYRQHVADNLNRAILAHAERPRYAAMERLIQQTTAVRQCLSQELGKDVHPPFSLKDFMKS; via the exons atGGACGTTGATCCTCGTCAGTACGAACATATT GCCATTAATGACAATGACATCCACAACATTGTCCTATCATATCTCGTGCATAATTGTTATAAAGAAACAGTGGATTCGTTCATTTCCTGCACTGGGATGAAGCAACCTGCTAATTGTCTTGAGGACATGGAAATGAGAAAAA GAATTCTTCATTTTGCATTGGAGGGGAATGCACTCAAGGCCATTGAATTGACAGAAGAGCTGGCTCAGGATTTACTGGAGAAAAACAAGGACTTGCATTTTGATCTTCTGAGTCTTCATTTTGTTGAGCTTGTCTGCTCTAGAAAATG CACAGAAGCTTTGGAATTTGCTCAGACCAAGTTGACTCCTTTTGGGAAGGTTCAAAAATATGTTGAAAAGCTTGAA GATTTTATGGCTCTGCTTGCTTATGAGGAACCAGAGAAATCCCCAATGTTTCATCTTCTTAGCCTGGAGTACCGGCAGCATGTTGCAGATAATTTGAACAGAGCTATTCTTG CACATGCAGAACGTCCAAGATATGCTGCAATGGAAAGGCTGATACAACAGACAACAGCAGTTAGACAATGTTTAAGTCAAGAGCTTGGCAAG GATGTGCATCCTCCATTCTCTCTGAAGGATTTTATGAAAAGCTAA
- the LOC102631345 gene encoding uncharacterized protein LOC102631345 isoform X3: MFLAINDNDIHNIVLSYLVHNCYKETVDSFISCTGMKQPANCLEDMEMRKRILHFALEGNALKAIELTEELAQDLLEKNKDLHFDLLSLHFVELVCSRKCTEALEFAQTKLTPFGKVQKYVEKLEDFMALLAYEEPEKSPMFHLLSLEYRQHVADNLNRAILAHAERPRYAAMERLIQQTTAVRQCLSQELGKDVHPPFSLKDFMKS, from the exons ATGTTCTTG GCCATTAATGACAATGACATCCACAACATTGTCCTATCATATCTCGTGCATAATTGTTATAAAGAAACAGTGGATTCGTTCATTTCCTGCACTGGGATGAAGCAACCTGCTAATTGTCTTGAGGACATGGAAATGAGAAAAA GAATTCTTCATTTTGCATTGGAGGGGAATGCACTCAAGGCCATTGAATTGACAGAAGAGCTGGCTCAGGATTTACTGGAGAAAAACAAGGACTTGCATTTTGATCTTCTGAGTCTTCATTTTGTTGAGCTTGTCTGCTCTAGAAAATG CACAGAAGCTTTGGAATTTGCTCAGACCAAGTTGACTCCTTTTGGGAAGGTTCAAAAATATGTTGAAAAGCTTGAA GATTTTATGGCTCTGCTTGCTTATGAGGAACCAGAGAAATCCCCAATGTTTCATCTTCTTAGCCTGGAGTACCGGCAGCATGTTGCAGATAATTTGAACAGAGCTATTCTTG CACATGCAGAACGTCCAAGATATGCTGCAATGGAAAGGCTGATACAACAGACAACAGCAGTTAGACAATGTTTAAGTCAAGAGCTTGGCAAG GATGTGCATCCTCCATTCTCTCTGAAGGATTTTATGAAAAGCTAA
- the LOC107176383 gene encoding probable GTP-binding protein OBGC2: MKIMPSLAYPLSSSSSSSSSSSFLTPHSYNKILFNNQLIFFFFFEKNNQLILKSNVLKYENLRYDSISCRHTRTRESNSTSPATLVKEPHKYFDRVLITVRSGDGGHGAVLRMPTQSAVAKSHGKLAKENPWKKSSFKRDFDGSLILPMGGHGGDVVIYADEGKDTLLEFHNKRRYNAKRGGNVDSVGVLSSQLRGGLAAPTLRIPVPLGTVVKHKRGKLFSDLAHPGDEVLVARGGRGGISLLEVPENRRKRMTTLTTNIMRDDTDKVLVLGQHGEEVSLELILRVVADVGLVGLPNAGKSTLLAAITHAKPDIADYPFTTLMPNLGRLDGDPTLGAEKYSSEATLADLPGLIEGAHLGKGLGRNFLRHLRRTRLLVHVIDAAAENPVNDYRTVKEELRMYNPDYLERPFIVVLNKIDLPEARDRLQSLTEEMLKIGCDKVTSETELSSEDAVKSLSTEGGEADLLSSVTSVKDKRDKELEDYPRPLAVVGVSVLKGIMIQEMLKEIRAALRKC, encoded by the exons ATGAAGATAATGCCGTCTCTAGCATATCCTCTGTCATCGTCATCTTCATCGTCATCTTCATCGTCATTTCTAACTCCGCACTCTTACAACAAAATACTATTCAACAATCaacttatctttttttttttttttgagaagaacAATCAACTTATCTTAAAAAG TAATGTTCTCAAATATGAGAACTTGAGATATGATTCAATCAGCTGCAGACATACAAGAACCAGGGAGTCCAATTCCACAAGCCCAGCTACATTAGTTAAGGAACcacacaaatattttgatCGCGTGCTCATCACAGTTCGTTCAGGAGATGGTGGGCACGGTGCGGTCCTTCGCATGCCCACCCAAAGTGCTGTTGCTAAGTCGCATGGCAAACTTGCCAAGGAGAACCCGTGGAAAAAGAGCTCATTTAAGAGGGATTTTGATGGATCACTTATCCTTCCTATGGGTGGCCATGGAGGCGATGTTGTCATTTATGCGGATGAGGGAAAAGATACGTTATTGGAATTCCATAATAAACGTCGTTATAATGCAAAACGTGGCGGAAATGTTGATTCCGTGGGTGTTTTGTCCTCACAGCTGCGTGGTGGACTTGCTGCCCCAACTTTGCGAATACCTGTGCCCTTAG GTACAGTTGTAAAACACAAGCGAGGGAAGTTGTTCTCTGATCTAGCACATCCGGGTGATGAAGTGCTTGTTGCAAGGGGTGGACGAGGAGGG ATTAGCTTGTTAGAGGTACCAGAGAATAGAAGGAAAAGGATGACGACTCTAACCACAAACATCATGAGGGATGACACTGataag GTTTTAGTTCTTGGTCAGCATGGAGAGGAAGTCAGTTTGGAGTTGATCCTTCGAGTTGTTGCTGATGTTGGTCTAGTT GGACTTCCAAATGCTGGAAAATCAACACTTCTTGCTGCCATTACACATGCAAAACCTGATATTGCTGACTATCCTTTCACAACATTGATGCCAAACCTTGGACGCCTTGATGGTGACCCTACTCTTGGTGCAGAGAAGTATTCTTCTGAAGCAACACTAGCAGATTTGCCTGGTCTTATAGAGGGTGCTCATTTGGGGAAG GGTCTTGGTCGGAACTTTTTGCGGCACCTAAGGAGGACTCGTCTTTTGGTCCATGTCATTGATGCTGCTGCTGAGAACCCTGTCAATGACTACAGAACTGTCAAAGAG GAATTGCGGATGTACAATCCTGATTACCTTGAACGTCCTTTCATTGTGGTGCTCAACAAGATTGACCTTCCTGAG GCAAGGGATAGGCTTCAATCCTTGACTGAAGAAATGCTGAAAATTGGATGCGATAAGGTAACTTCTGAAACAGAGTTGAGTTCGGAGGACGCAGTTAAATCATTGTCGACTGAAGGTGGCGAAGCAGATCTTCTATCTTCTGTGACGTctgtaaaagataaaagggATAAAGAACTTGAGGACTATCCACGCCCTCTGGCTGTTGTTGGTGTTAGTGTCTT GAAAGGCATCATGATTCAAGAGATGCTGAAGGAGATTAGGGCAGCCTTAAGAAAATGCTGA
- the LOC102607136 gene encoding dehydration-responsive element-binding protein 2D, producing MSKALMGGIGEKKQLKKPAQASSRKGCMRGKGGPENALCTYKGVRQRTWGKWVAEIREPNRGARLWLGTFDTSHEAAMAYDAAARKLYGPDAKLNLPELPSAQSHHLPASSVNCTQHVAQRRNQPQMIHNSGITCSSNSPLPRSSNNDATQVYNFNYNNSAMSFLDNGSVGSHGKLAENEVKFSLNEQETDGFWENLNVNSPVFDESIWAEAAMSVDYPVMGEQGLLNANFVDASCCGWDMLPTPWCV from the coding sequence ATGTCAAAAGCACTTATGGGTGGTATTGGAGAGAAAAAGCAGCTTAAGAAGCCTGCACAGGCTAGCTCAAGGAAAGGTTGCATGAGAGGCAAAGGAGGCCCTGAGAATGCTCTTTGTACTTACAAAGGTGTTCGACAGAGAACTTGGGGCAAATGGGTGGCCGAAATCCGTGAACCGAATCGCGGTGCACGTCTCTGGCTTGGGACATTTGACACTTCCCATGAAGCCGCCATGGCTTATGATGCTGCTGCTCGTAAACTTTACGGCCCAGATGCCAAACTCAATTTGCCAGAGCTTCCATCAGCTCAATCTCATCACTTGCCAGCTTCTTCAGTCAATTGTACCCAGCATGTTGCTCAAAGGCGAAATCAACCGCAAATGATCCACAATTCAGGTATCACTTGTTCATCAAACAGCCCGCTTCCCAGGAGTAGTAATAATGATGCAACACAAGTTTACAATTTCAATTACAATAACTCAGCCATGTCTTTTCTTGATAATGGGAGCGTTGGGTCTCATGGGAAGTTGGCTGAAAATGAAGTCAAATTCAGTCTGAATGAACAGGAGACGGATGGATTTTGGGAAAATTTGAACGTGAATTCGCCTGTATTTGATGAATCAATATGGGCAGAAGCAGCAATGTCCGTTGATTATCCAGTGATGGGCGAACAAGGACTTCTTAATGCCAACTTTGTTGATGCAAGTTGCTGTGGGTGGGATATGTTGCCGACTCCGTGGTGCGTTTGA